A stretch of the Argentina anserina chromosome 6, drPotAnse1.1, whole genome shotgun sequence genome encodes the following:
- the LOC126800111 gene encoding protein SOB FIVE-LIKE 4: MESCKHLLSTEGCSSSESGWTTYIASPMKEDEPQCSYDDVEYNYNSITSRTSIQEIDKEDNGSDDSMASDASSGPCHHEHHLVLPSRSKESNPGSARYKRDIKQSRNKNTSKQEKKRGEKSTKRK; this comes from the coding sequence ATGGAGTCCTGTAAACACTTGTTGAGCACAGAAGGATGCAGCAGCAGTGAATCAgggtggactacatatattgCCTCTCCCATGAAAGAAGATGAACCTCAATGCAGTTATGATGATGTCGAATACAACTATAACAGCATTACAAGTCGCACAAGCATTCAAGAGATTGACAAAGAAGACAACGGCAGTGATGATTCGATGGCTTCAGATGCTTCTTCTGGTCCATGCCACCATGAGCACCACCTTGTCTTGCCTTCTCGCAGTAAAGAAAGTAATCCTGGTAGTGCTCGTTACAAGCGTGATATCAAGCAGTCGAGGAACAAGAACACAAGCAAACAGGAGAAGAAAAGGGGTGAAAAGAGTACTAAACGGAAGTGA